A single window of Aquarana catesbeiana isolate 2022-GZ linkage group LG10, ASM4218655v1, whole genome shotgun sequence DNA harbors:
- the RPL22 gene encoding large ribosomal subunit protein eL22 (The sequence of the model RefSeq protein was modified relative to this genomic sequence to represent the inferred CDS: added 12 bases not found in genome assembly): MAPQKKTATKGSKKKKQLLKFTLDCTHPVEDGIMDAANFEQFLHDRIKVNGKVGNLGGGVVTIERSKSKITVSSEVPFSKRYLKYLTKKYLKKNSLRDWLRVVANSKESYELRYFQINQDEEEEEDED; encoded by the exons AAAAAAACAGCGACGAAGGGCAGCAAGAAGAAGAAGCAGCTCCTGAAGTTCACCTTGGACTGCACACACCCTGTAGAAGATGGCATCATGGATGCTGCTAACTTT GAACAGTTCTTGCACGACCGCATCAAGGTGAATGGAAAAGTTGGAAACCTGGGTGGCGGAGTGGTCACTATTGAGAGAAGCAAGAGTAAAATCACTGTGTCTTCAGAGGTGCCATTTTCTAAGAG gtactTGAAATATCTGACCAAGAAATACCTGAAGAAAAACAGCCTCCGTGACTGGCTCCGTGTGGTTGCTAACAGTAAGGAAAGTTATGAATTAAGATACTTCCAGATCAaccaggatgaagaggaggaggaagacgaaGATTAA